One uncultured Carboxylicivirga sp. genomic window, TTAAATATTAATTGGCTTCTTATTGAGGGAGTTAACTTGTAATTGTTTTTGAGATTTAACTACGATGTTTTACACCTTCAAAACTTACCTTAATCCAATAATTTGAGGGATTAGACAAAGAAGTATAACATTACGTTTTCTCTTTTTGTATTTTAACACAGAGTTATAAAAAATATAATTAACTTTTATAATAAGGGAAATGAAAGATAAGATTAAAGAATTTATTGCTGAGACTACATTTACGGATGTTAACTCGTTTAATGATGATACGATGATATTTGATGAAGGAATTTTCGATTCAATGGGATTGCTGGGATTGATTAATTTTCTGGAGTCAGAATTTGGAATAGTGACAGATGATACAGAGTTGCAAGAAGAGAATTTTGGAAGTGTAGAGCGGATTGCGGATTTTGTGGGACGTAAAATGTCTCTTGCCAGTTAAATCATCGTGAAAGATATCAAAAATGGGTTAGTGCATGGACTAACTCATTTTTTATTCAAATCAACCAATCTATGTGTGGAATTGCCGGATTTATAAATTATACTTCAAACCAAGACCTCAATGAGTATGAGATTTTAATAAATCGAATGCTCAACAGGATCAATCATCGTGGTCCGGATGAGATGGGGCTTTATCTGTCTGATCGATGTACGATGGGTAACGTACGTTTGAGTATTGTTGATTTAAAAAGTGGTCAGCAACCATTAAGCAACGAAGATGGCAATTTATGGATAGCCTATAATGGTGAGGTTTTTAATTATATTGAACTTCGGGAGCAACTTAAGCAAAAAGGGCATCAGTTTAAAACAAATTGCGATACTGAGGTTGTGCTTCATATGTATGAAGAATATGGAGAATCATGCATGAAGCAATTAAATGGGCAGTTTGCTTTTGCTATTTGGGATGAGAAGAAAGAAGAGTTATTTATGGCTCGTGACAGGGTGGGTATTCGTCCTTTGTTTTATAATCTTCTGGAAGATAGTTTTGTATTTGCATCAGAAATTAAATCACTATTTGAATATCCGGGTATTGATCGTTCAATATCATTAAAAGGATTAAAACAGACATTTACTTTCTGGACAACCATTTCTCCGTATACAGTTTTTGAAGGTATACATGAATTACCTCCTGGGCATACTCTTTTATATTCAAAAGGAAAAACAGAAATCAAAAGATACTGGCAATTAGATTTTTATCAGAAAAAATTTCATGGAAGTATAAATGATGCTGTGGATGAGTTTGAAGCTCTTTTTAAAGATTCAGTTGATTTACGCTTGAGAGCAGATGTTCCGGTAGCAGCTTATTTAAGCGGAGGATTGGATTCAAGTGTAACCACTTCCTTTATCAAGCAAGTACAGCCTGATAATCTTAATACATTCTCCATTGGATTTCAGGATGGTACATTTGATGAATCTTCCTATCAAAAAGAAGTATCGGATTATTTTAAAACCAGGCATCATTTTATCTCAACCAATGATTCAGATATAACTGATTTATTGGAAAGAGCCATATGGCATTCGGAAGCTCCATTATTCCGGACTTCCCCTATTCCAATGATGAAATTATCAGGTTTGGTTCGGGAAAGTGATATTAAGGTTGTTATTACAGGTGAAGGAGCAGATGAGAATTTGGGTGGATATAATATCTTTAAAGAAGCTGTTGTAAGGCAATTTTGGGCAAAGTATCCGGATTCTAAATACAGATCGTTACTCTTAAAAAAACTTTATCCATATATACCACAGTTACGAGATGCATCTCCTTCAATGCTTAAATTGTTCTTCGGTTATAAACTGAAGGAGACAGATTCACCTGTTTATTCTCATTTATTGAGATGGAAAAATGGTACAAACCTGAGTACTCATTTTTCGGAAGGTTTGAAAAGTGTTATCAATGAATATGATCCTGTAAAAGAGTATTCAGAAAGTATTGTGGAGAGAGTATCAAGTTATAGTACTTTGGAAAAAGCTCAGTATATTGAGTCAACAGTTTTCATGTCGGGATATTTGCTTTCTTCACAGGGCGACAGGGTATCAATGGCAAATTCTGTTGAAGGTCGGTATCCGTTCCTGGATCATCGGATAATTGAGTTTTGTGCTGCTTTACCGGATGATTTTAAATTGAAAGGTTTGAATGAGAAATACCTTGTAAAAAAGATGATGCAAGGCAGACTACCGGAATCAATTGTTAAAAGACCCAAACAGGCCTATCGTGCTCCTGTTGCAAGTGCAATAATGACACACGGAAAAGAATTAATAGATAAATATCTTAATCCGTCTTCTATACTGGAGTCAGGATTATTCAATCCGAATACTGTTGCATCTTTATTAATCAAACTTAATAAAGGTGGTTTGATTACTGAGGTTGATAACATGGCATTGATTGGTATTTTGTCGACTCAGATTTTATATAACCAATATATCAAAAACTATCAGCCCTTGGATGAAACCAGGTTAATCAAGGGAGTTGTACGTAATAGCAAACTTTAAACTCATATACAATGAAAGAAAAATTCTCAAGAGATATAATTAAGCTTAAAGATATTGATAAAACAATCAATGATATTTGTTCTAAACTGAAGCAGGATGTTCATCAGGTATTAAAAAGAAGAGGTGGCGTGATTGGTGTTAGTGGTGGGATTGATTCTTCAGTAACTTTAGCTTTAGCGACTAAGGCTTTTGGATCTGAAAATTTATTGGGAGTGATGTTGCCTGAGAAAGACTCAAGTCCTGATAGCAAGGATTTTGCACAGAAACTGACTTCTAAATTCGGAGTAAAGGTAATTGAGGAAAATATCAGTGGTGCCTTGGATGGTTTTAAATGTTACCAAAGAAGGGATGAAGCTGTAAAAAGGGTTATTCCTGAGTTTAATCCATTAACGGATAAGATGAAGATTGTTATTCCTGAAGAATTGATCAGAAAAAATCTTCCACCTGTATTTCATGTTACTGTTATTTTTTCCGATGGCTCTCAAAAAAGTGAACGCCTGCCAATGAATGAATACTTACAGATAGTAGCTGCTTCAAACTTTAAGCAACGAAGCAGAATGTCGATGTTGTATTATCATGCCGAGGCATTGCATTATGCTGTTATAGGTACACCTAATAAACATGAGGTGGAACAAGGTTTCTTTGTGAAATATGGTGATGGTGGTGCGGATGTTATGCCGATAGGTAATCTTTTTAAAACTCAGGTTTATGAAATTGCCCGTTATTTAGGTGTTCCGCAGGAAATTATTGATCGTACTCCAACAACTGATACCTATTCTGCTGAGCAAACCCAGGAAGAATTCTTTTACCAAATGCCATTTGAAGATATGGATTTGTTATGGTATGGTTGGGAAAACGGATATACAGCATCAGAAGTGGCTCCTGAAATGAATCTATCAGAAGAAGCTGTAATAAAGATATTTAAGAATTTCGAGCGTAAGAAAAAGACAACTGATTATTTACGTCGTCCGCCTATACATGATTATCCATGTTAAAAAATTAATAAAATGGGATTAGCCTACATGATCTATGAAACTTTTGCCTTTAGACTTTAAACTTTTAGCTTGTTTTAATGAATTGTGTTGATTATTTACTTTCGGAACATACCGGTAATAGAGAATTATTTGTTTTGGGAAGGTCTGAAGAGCTTAGTTTTTCTGACCTTACTAAGTCAGTTCTTATTCTATCAAACTGGTTGAAAGAGAATATTGGAGCAGATAAAAAAATTCTCTTATTATCCCCGAATAGCTCTTTCTTTATTATAAGTTACTTAGCCATAATGAAGTCGGGTAATGTGGTGGTGCCATTAAATCCGGCTATAGAGGCTGATCAATACCATTACATAAAAAGTATATGTGAGACAGATCATGTTTTTATGGTAAAGCAGGTTTGTAAAAGACTAAAACTGGATGATAATTTTATTTGGGGTGAAGAGTTTATAAATTCAATTGCTTCGTTGGAAATTGACCAGAACTGGACTGAAGAGCCAATTGATGAGAATAAGTTAGCTCAGATAATTTTTACTTCAGGATCGACTTCTTTGCCTAAAGGAGTGATGTTGTCACACAAAAATTTAATTGCCAACACAAAATCAATTATTAGCTATCTGCAACTTGAGGAAAGAGATATAATGGAGGTTGTTCTGCCATTTTATTATTGCTATGGCCTATCTTTATTGCATACTCATCTTAAGGTTGGAGGTAAGATAGTTTTGAATAATACATTTATCTTTATAGGTTCTGTATTAAGTGATCTGGAGAAATATAAATGTACTGGTTTTGCAGGTGTTCCAAGCCATTTTCAAATTCTTTTACGAAAATCTGATTCGTTTAAAAATACTTCATTTCCGGAATTAAGATATGTAACTCAGGCTGGAGGTAAATTACATACAACTTTTATTAAGGAGTTCAGGGATTCAAAACCTGAAACCATGTTTTATGTAATGTATGGACAGACAGAAGCTACTGCACGACTTTCATTTCTTCCCCCTGATTTATTAGATAGTAAATCAGGATCTTTGGGAAAAGGTATTCCCTTTGTAGAATTAAAAGTTGTAGATGATAACGGTGTAGAGGTGAAACCCGGTGTTGTTGGAGAAATTATTGCCAAAGGGGATAATGTAATGCTGGGGTATTATATGGATGAAGATGAGACCAATACTGCAATTATAAATGGATGGTTACACACAGGTGATTTAGCTACTGTTGATGAAGAGGGTTTTATTTATCATGCTGCCCGTAAGAAGGAGATTATTAAAGTTGGAGGTCGAAGAGTCAGCCCGAAAGAAATAGAAGAGGTGATTGTTGGCATGGCTGGTGTTATTGATTGCACTGTCGAGGCGGTTAAAGATGAATTTTTAGGGGAAGGAATTAAGGCTGTTGTTGTGTTGAATAAAGAATATAAATATATCACGGTTAATGATATTAAAGAACATTGTGCCTCAAAATTAACAGCCTATAAGGTGCCGGGTATCATTGAATTCAATGATAATGTTGATGTAAATGCTGCCGGTAAAAAAGTTAAGAAGTTATAGGTTTCATCAAACATTCCTAAGATATTATCAATTAATTATTACTTAATCCTTTATATTTGAGTATAATTGGATAAATATTTGAGGAGATGGCATCAGGTGGGGCTTCTAAATATAAAAACTCAACTAAAAGAATCGAGAATCGATATCGTTGGAGTAGTTTACATGATTTAATCAAAAGTCATGGAGAAGAAGTCTATTCTTTTATAACCGAAAATGCCTCATTAACTCAGGAAAAAGTACTTGTAAGAAAATTAAATCAGCCAACATCAATCCTGTCTGAATCAGGATTGAATGTATTGGTGGATTTCAATTCTTTATCATTTGAATATGGTCAGAGTTATTTATACCAGCTAAACTATTTACTTAAGGATGGTGGTATTTTATTTTGTAACGTTGATCAATCATCAAAGAAATTAATAGAATTTAAGCCTAGTAAGTCTAAATCTAAGGCAGAAGTAATGGGGCGTCTTGTAAATGCAGGATTTTCCATTATTGATTTTAGAAATATTAATGGTTCGTTGCATCTCTGCGTAATGAAGATTGATTTGCCTAAATCTGAACCTGGAGGTTCTGATAGGTTAATTATACCAATGACGCGTATTGGAAAAGATGGTAAAGAGCTTAAGGTTTTCAAGATAAGAACGATGTATCCGTATTCAGAGTATCTTCAGGAATATGTGGTTGGGATGAATGGTTATAATGATAAAGGAAAACCAAAGAATGATTTTCGATTGACAAAGTTGGGGAGGTTTGTACGTAAATACTGGATTGATGAATTACCTCAGTTGTATAACCTTATTAAAGGAGAATTAGCCATAGTAGGTGTTAGACCATTAAGTAAGGCACGATTTATGGAATTACCAGATGATGTCCGGACTATGAGAGTGACTTATAAACCGGGTTGTGTACCACCATATGTTGCATTAAATATGCCCGATAGTCAGGGGAATATTGAAGCGGAAAGAATCTATTTTAAAGAAAAGGAAAAGTATCCTCACTGGATTGATATAAAGTACTTTTTTATGGCTTTATTTAATGTGCTTTCAGGTAGGATTCATAGTTCATAGATGTGCTAAAATCTTCAGTTTATTTCCTTGTAAATCAGTTAGTTTTTATTTCGAACTCAGGTTAGTAGGAAATTTGTAATTACTACTTAATGTATATAATATCACTTGAAATGATGTAATTCAATTATTTACAACAAGATTATCGCCTTCTGACTAAAAGCGAATTAATTAATGTTAGAATATACTACCTCTTTTCCAATATCCTTCCTTTAGAGATATAATAAACAATACCAATATAATTAAAACTAATAGTATATCTGAAATCAGATCATTAAAAACAATTGCATCAAAGCCAATGAAGCTAGGTATAAATAAGATTACTTTCAAAATGAAAATTCTTATCCCATAACCTGCAAATATTATTAGAAGTAGTTTGAATAGTTTTCTAATTATTATCTGTTGCATAAACTTTTTTATAAATTATACATCTAGAGAAATGATAGTTTACTTTTTTAGACTGGATTGTCTGTTAAAAGAATAAATTAGGTAACTTAATACAATAGTTAATAAAATAATTTGAGGTATTTCAAAAGATTCACCCCAATTATTATATTTTATTTTAATATAGAAGATGTCATTAAAAATAAAATATGAAAAATCCCATCCTAAATGAAAAGCTATTGC contains:
- a CDS encoding sugar transferase, producing MASGGASKYKNSTKRIENRYRWSSLHDLIKSHGEEVYSFITENASLTQEKVLVRKLNQPTSILSESGLNVLVDFNSLSFEYGQSYLYQLNYLLKDGGILFCNVDQSSKKLIEFKPSKSKSKAEVMGRLVNAGFSIIDFRNINGSLHLCVMKIDLPKSEPGGSDRLIIPMTRIGKDGKELKVFKIRTMYPYSEYLQEYVVGMNGYNDKGKPKNDFRLTKLGRFVRKYWIDELPQLYNLIKGELAIVGVRPLSKARFMELPDDVRTMRVTYKPGCVPPYVALNMPDSQGNIEAERIYFKEKEKYPHWIDIKYFFMALFNVLSGRIHSS
- the nadE gene encoding NAD(+) synthase → MKEKFSRDIIKLKDIDKTINDICSKLKQDVHQVLKRRGGVIGVSGGIDSSVTLALATKAFGSENLLGVMLPEKDSSPDSKDFAQKLTSKFGVKVIEENISGALDGFKCYQRRDEAVKRVIPEFNPLTDKMKIVIPEELIRKNLPPVFHVTVIFSDGSQKSERLPMNEYLQIVAASNFKQRSRMSMLYYHAEALHYAVIGTPNKHEVEQGFFVKYGDGGADVMPIGNLFKTQVYEIARYLGVPQEIIDRTPTTDTYSAEQTQEEFFYQMPFEDMDLLWYGWENGYTASEVAPEMNLSEEAVIKIFKNFERKKKTTDYLRRPPIHDYPC
- the asnB gene encoding asparagine synthase (glutamine-hydrolyzing); its protein translation is MCGIAGFINYTSNQDLNEYEILINRMLNRINHRGPDEMGLYLSDRCTMGNVRLSIVDLKSGQQPLSNEDGNLWIAYNGEVFNYIELREQLKQKGHQFKTNCDTEVVLHMYEEYGESCMKQLNGQFAFAIWDEKKEELFMARDRVGIRPLFYNLLEDSFVFASEIKSLFEYPGIDRSISLKGLKQTFTFWTTISPYTVFEGIHELPPGHTLLYSKGKTEIKRYWQLDFYQKKFHGSINDAVDEFEALFKDSVDLRLRADVPVAAYLSGGLDSSVTTSFIKQVQPDNLNTFSIGFQDGTFDESSYQKEVSDYFKTRHHFISTNDSDITDLLERAIWHSEAPLFRTSPIPMMKLSGLVRESDIKVVITGEGADENLGGYNIFKEAVVRQFWAKYPDSKYRSLLLKKLYPYIPQLRDASPSMLKLFFGYKLKETDSPVYSHLLRWKNGTNLSTHFSEGLKSVINEYDPVKEYSESIVERVSSYSTLEKAQYIESTVFMSGYLLSSQGDRVSMANSVEGRYPFLDHRIIEFCAALPDDFKLKGLNEKYLVKKMMQGRLPESIVKRPKQAYRAPVASAIMTHGKELIDKYLNPSSILESGLFNPNTVASLLIKLNKGGLITEVDNMALIGILSTQILYNQYIKNYQPLDETRLIKGVVRNSKL
- a CDS encoding AMP-binding protein, coding for MNCVDYLLSEHTGNRELFVLGRSEELSFSDLTKSVLILSNWLKENIGADKKILLLSPNSSFFIISYLAIMKSGNVVVPLNPAIEADQYHYIKSICETDHVFMVKQVCKRLKLDDNFIWGEEFINSIASLEIDQNWTEEPIDENKLAQIIFTSGSTSLPKGVMLSHKNLIANTKSIISYLQLEERDIMEVVLPFYYCYGLSLLHTHLKVGGKIVLNNTFIFIGSVLSDLEKYKCTGFAGVPSHFQILLRKSDSFKNTSFPELRYVTQAGGKLHTTFIKEFRDSKPETMFYVMYGQTEATARLSFLPPDLLDSKSGSLGKGIPFVELKVVDDNGVEVKPGVVGEIIAKGDNVMLGYYMDEDETNTAIINGWLHTGDLATVDEEGFIYHAARKKEIIKVGGRRVSPKEIEEVIVGMAGVIDCTVEAVKDEFLGEGIKAVVVLNKEYKYITVNDIKEHCASKLTAYKVPGIIEFNDNVDVNAAGKKVKKL
- a CDS encoding acyl carrier protein, with product MKDKIKEFIAETTFTDVNSFNDDTMIFDEGIFDSMGLLGLINFLESEFGIVTDDTELQEENFGSVERIADFVGRKMSLAS